Proteins found in one Natronococcus occultus SP4 genomic segment:
- a CDS encoding ATP-binding protein produces the protein MDSFIDRKQELEELTNRYNSDRAEFVVLYGRRRLGKSELVRQSIADRDDAVYYQAIESTAQNQLEQFVDVVTDQFPSIKNIRRDWEALLSALGDQNAVVVIDEFPFLLEEDDSLPSRVQRVWDTQLQETGITLVLVGSSISVMEDEVLAGNSPLYGRRTATIDLKPLSVGNTREFYPQYDDEAVVIAWAIYGGTPYYLQTIDPTEPLAVNVQQSILSERGLLYSEPEFLLRTELRQPNTYFSILRALAHGRRTPNEIAGMAGVESQSLSTYLQKLRRLRLVERHIPVTESPTSSKRGRYRLSAPLFRFWFRFVYGNQDRLRLLGDDAYDELVAPELSDYVSPLFERLCQRALPHLIDRRFHTIGQWWFKEHELDVLGLTDDGLVAGECKFTSSPVSEGVLADLERTSGHVRWSDEPADATTQYVLFSRSGYTDDLRQQATTRDDVTLYNLTDIVGASNKIS, from the coding sequence ATGGACTCGTTCATTGATCGAAAACAGGAACTTGAGGAGCTAACGAACCGGTACAATTCGGACCGCGCTGAATTCGTCGTCCTATACGGGAGACGTCGACTTGGTAAAAGCGAACTCGTCCGTCAGTCGATTGCTGACCGTGACGATGCGGTCTACTATCAGGCGATCGAGTCGACTGCACAAAACCAACTCGAACAGTTCGTTGACGTAGTTACAGATCAATTTCCTTCCATCAAAAATATTCGCCGAGACTGGGAAGCATTACTCAGTGCATTAGGTGATCAGAATGCAGTCGTCGTTATCGATGAATTTCCGTTTCTCCTCGAGGAAGATGATTCACTTCCTTCACGGGTTCAGCGAGTCTGGGACACGCAACTTCAGGAGACTGGAATAACGCTCGTACTTGTCGGTTCCTCGATTAGCGTAATGGAGGATGAAGTGCTTGCTGGCAACAGTCCTCTGTATGGCCGTCGAACAGCAACTATTGACCTCAAACCACTCTCTGTCGGGAACACGAGGGAGTTCTACCCACAGTACGACGACGAAGCAGTTGTTATAGCGTGGGCGATCTACGGTGGTACGCCATACTACCTTCAGACCATTGATCCCACTGAGCCACTTGCAGTGAATGTCCAGCAGTCTATTCTCTCAGAACGTGGTCTCCTGTACTCTGAGCCGGAATTTCTCCTTCGAACAGAGCTTCGACAACCGAACACCTACTTCAGTATTCTCCGAGCCTTGGCGCATGGCCGCCGAACTCCCAACGAAATCGCTGGAATGGCTGGCGTCGAGTCCCAGTCACTGAGTACGTATCTTCAGAAACTACGTCGGCTTCGGCTTGTTGAACGTCACATCCCGGTAACTGAATCACCGACATCGTCAAAGCGAGGTCGATATCGGCTCTCTGCGCCACTGTTCAGATTCTGGTTTCGGTTCGTCTATGGGAATCAGGATCGGCTTCGGTTATTAGGCGACGACGCATACGACGAGCTCGTTGCTCCTGAGCTATCGGATTATGTTAGCCCACTTTTCGAACGCCTTTGCCAGCGAGCCCTCCCTCATCTCATTGACCGCCGCTTCCATACTATCGGTCAATGGTGGTTCAAAGAGCATGAATTGGACGTCCTCGGCTTGACTGACGATGGACTCGTCGCTGGTGAGTGCAAGTTTACCTCATCACCTGTCAGCGAGGGAGTTCTTGCAGACCTCGAGCGAACTTCCGGACATGTCCGTTGGTCAGACGAGCCTGCAGATGCGACGACACAGTATGTCTTGTTTAGCCGATCAGGATATACTGATGATCTTCGTCAGCAGGCTACGACCCGAGATGATGTTACACTCTATAACCTTACTGACATCGTGGGTGCTTCTAATAAGATAAGTTAG
- a CDS encoding Cdc6/Cdc18 family protein, which produces MPTFTQDDRIFRDENVLQDDYTPKDLPAREDELEAYTNSLQPVVNGASPRNIFVYGETGTGKTVATNRIIDDLNRDQKNFEDVEIKFVKINCKDLTSYQAGVHLVNEFREPSNHINSTGHSRADVNNKLWTHLEEIDATHVLFVLDEIDSLSEDDDLLYQIPRANANAKVEGTKVGLIGISNNFTFRQNLSARVQSSLCEDEIHFAPYDANQLTAILKQRSEKAFSDGVLEEGVVPLTAGLVAQDTGSARNALDILYRAGTIARNENNDVVTENHVRQAMDAVENGLIKDEIRALPTQAQLVIYTVAVLNQSGQNQVTKKEIHRLYKKFCKRTGVNAKSQRTIHNKLSKLQLKGFLNVTEENKGRGGGKRYKYELGVDADLINDALQDTPRLRDLSTNSTISQFS; this is translated from the coding sequence GTGCCAACGTTCACGCAGGATGATCGTATCTTCAGGGACGAAAACGTCCTCCAAGACGATTATACCCCCAAAGACTTGCCTGCCCGCGAAGATGAGCTTGAGGCATATACAAATTCTCTCCAGCCGGTCGTTAATGGAGCATCCCCTCGGAACATTTTCGTTTACGGAGAGACAGGTACGGGAAAAACGGTGGCAACGAATCGTATCATTGATGATCTTAATCGTGACCAGAAGAATTTCGAAGATGTCGAAATAAAATTTGTTAAAATCAACTGCAAGGATCTTACTTCATATCAGGCAGGGGTTCATCTTGTTAATGAGTTTCGGGAGCCCTCTAATCATATTAATTCTACAGGTCACTCACGGGCGGACGTGAACAACAAACTATGGACCCATCTTGAAGAGATCGACGCAACGCATGTTCTTTTCGTACTCGACGAAATCGACTCACTTAGTGAGGACGATGATCTCTTGTACCAGATTCCTCGCGCGAATGCGAACGCGAAAGTCGAGGGGACAAAGGTCGGGCTAATTGGGATCAGCAACAACTTCACCTTTAGGCAAAATCTCTCAGCTCGTGTTCAGTCATCACTATGTGAGGATGAGATTCATTTTGCTCCGTACGACGCAAATCAACTCACTGCAATTCTCAAACAACGATCTGAGAAAGCCTTTTCTGACGGTGTGCTCGAGGAGGGTGTAGTTCCGCTAACTGCTGGGCTTGTGGCACAGGATACAGGGAGTGCACGGAACGCACTCGATATCCTTTACCGGGCTGGGACAATTGCACGGAACGAAAACAATGACGTTGTTACAGAGAACCACGTTCGGCAGGCAATGGATGCAGTCGAAAATGGATTGATTAAAGACGAAATCCGTGCACTTCCAACACAGGCGCAACTCGTCATCTATACTGTCGCTGTACTCAACCAATCTGGTCAGAACCAGGTCACGAAAAAAGAAATACATCGTCTCTACAAAAAATTCTGCAAAAGAACTGGAGTTAACGCTAAATCGCAACGCACGATCCACAACAAGTTGAGTAAACTCCAACTCAAAGGCTTTCTCAACGTTACTGAGGAGAACAAAGGACGTGGCGGTGGAAAACGCTATAAATACGAACTTGGTGTAGATGCTGATCTCATCAATGATGCGCTCCAAGATACCCCACGACTACGGGATCTCTCGACCAACTCGACGATCTCCCAGTTCTCTTGA
- a CDS encoding archaea-specific SMC-related protein: MGTSQHARERSLPEQATLSVNNIGGIDETEVSFEQGITILSGRNATNRTSLLQGIMAALGSDQASLKADSKEGQAVLEFGEETYQQTLHRRNGTIVTEGDPYLDDPEIADLFAFLLESNEARQAVARGDDLRDLIMRPVDTEAIKAEIQQLEQRKKQIDSQLDELDDLENQLPDLEAKRTRLIDEINELRDELETAEDELEAANTDVETRREERSELEEKFDELRETRSELERVRNRIETERESIEALEDEREDVEATLEELQAGGEADLGRLEAKIDTLQAEKDELNEEISQLQRTIQFNEQLLEDPGDFLGGGEGSNEEPVTDQLLPDSDSDTVTCWTCGSSVATDQIETTLEQLRSVYEERLDERSEINDELEKNRAMRNEIEENRSEHQQATRRLESIDDEIERRRDRIEDLTDDREAFTEEITELEAEIDDLETDDSEDILEQHREVNQLEFEIERKESKRDDVEDKITSIEERLDDREGLQERREKTTEELADLRTRIDQIEDSAVEAFNEHMESLLEILEYSNLDRIWIDQTTRDVREGRRKVTKSSFDLKIVRSTEEGAAYEDSISHLSESEREVTGLVFALAGYLVHDVYETVPFMLLDSLEAIDSERIATVVEYFESYAPYLTVALLDEDAQALEDEHDTVTNI; encoded by the coding sequence ATGGGAACAAGCCAGCACGCTCGAGAACGATCACTGCCTGAGCAAGCGACTCTCTCTGTCAACAATATTGGCGGAATTGATGAGACAGAGGTGTCGTTCGAACAGGGGATTACTATTCTCTCCGGTCGCAACGCGACAAATCGGACGTCGTTGCTCCAGGGAATTATGGCGGCACTCGGTAGTGATCAAGCGAGCCTCAAAGCTGACAGCAAAGAGGGCCAAGCTGTACTCGAGTTCGGCGAAGAAACCTACCAGCAGACGCTTCACCGGCGGAACGGGACGATCGTTACTGAGGGTGACCCCTATCTTGATGATCCGGAGATCGCGGATCTGTTTGCGTTTCTACTCGAGTCAAACGAGGCTCGTCAGGCTGTTGCTCGTGGCGACGATCTGCGCGATCTGATTATGCGGCCGGTCGATACCGAGGCTATCAAAGCCGAGATCCAACAACTCGAGCAACGAAAGAAGCAGATCGATAGCCAACTCGACGAACTCGATGATCTCGAAAATCAGCTCCCTGATCTTGAGGCCAAGCGAACACGACTGATCGACGAAATCAACGAACTCCGAGACGAACTCGAAACAGCCGAGGACGAACTCGAAGCTGCGAATACCGACGTCGAAACCCGGCGTGAGGAACGGTCCGAACTCGAGGAGAAGTTCGACGAACTTCGCGAGACACGATCGGAACTCGAACGCGTTCGAAATCGAATCGAGACTGAACGCGAGAGTATCGAAGCACTCGAAGACGAGCGCGAGGACGTCGAAGCCACTCTCGAAGAGCTGCAGGCAGGTGGAGAAGCGGATCTCGGACGTCTAGAAGCAAAAATCGATACGCTCCAAGCAGAGAAAGACGAACTCAACGAAGAAATTTCGCAGCTTCAGCGGACGATTCAGTTCAACGAGCAACTGCTGGAGGATCCCGGTGACTTCCTTGGAGGGGGAGAGGGCAGCAACGAGGAACCCGTAACCGACCAGTTGCTTCCCGATTCTGATTCGGATACCGTCACGTGTTGGACCTGTGGGTCCTCGGTCGCAACCGATCAGATCGAGACCACACTCGAACAGCTGCGGTCAGTATACGAAGAGCGGCTGGATGAACGCTCGGAGATCAACGACGAACTCGAGAAGAACCGAGCGATGCGTAACGAGATTGAAGAGAATCGCTCCGAGCATCAGCAAGCGACGCGACGTCTCGAGTCGATCGACGACGAAATCGAGCGCCGGCGAGATCGCATTGAGGATCTCACGGACGATCGAGAAGCTTTCACGGAGGAGATTACTGAACTCGAGGCAGAGATCGATGACCTCGAGACCGACGACTCCGAAGACATTCTCGAACAACACCGGGAAGTCAATCAACTCGAGTTCGAGATCGAACGAAAGGAAAGCAAGCGCGACGACGTGGAAGACAAAATCACGTCAATCGAGGAACGACTCGATGATCGCGAAGGACTTCAGGAGCGGCGCGAAAAAACGACGGAGGAGTTAGCTGATCTCCGAACCCGTATCGACCAAATCGAAGACAGCGCAGTCGAAGCGTTCAACGAGCACATGGAGAGTCTCTTGGAGATCCTCGAGTACAGTAACCTCGATCGGATCTGGATCGATCAAACCACACGCGACGTTCGCGAAGGACGGCGTAAAGTGACGAAATCGTCGTTCGATCTCAAGATTGTCCGCAGTACTGAGGAGGGAGCAGCCTACGAGGACTCGATCAGCCATCTCAGCGAAAGCGAGCGCGAGGTTACCGGACTCGTCTTTGCACTTGCAGGATATCTGGTCCACGACGTCTACGAGACGGTTCCGTTCATGCTACTCGATTCACTCGAGGCGATTGATTCCGAACGCATCGCAACCGTTGTGGAGTACTTTGAGTCGTATGCGCCGTATCTTACCGTTGCACTACTCGACGAGGACGCCCAGGCACTTGAGGACGAACACGATACAGTAACAAATATCTAG
- a CDS encoding orc1/cdc6 family replication initiation protein has protein sequence MNEFRFEPTGNIFKEREALLEEWTPEKLVGRDEELSQYHAALQPVIEGETPSNIFLYGKSGVGKTAATRFLLHLLERDAEDVDGLNLHTIEVNCDGLNSSYQTAVALVNELRDPANQISNTGYPQASVYQFLFDELDRLGGTVLIVLDEVDHIQDDSLLYKLPRARSNGDVTNARLGVIGISNDLSFRNQLSSKVRSSLCEKEVSFSAYDANELCEVLRQRVEVAFQDDVLDDGVIEMCAAYGAKDSGDARQALDLLLESGDIARENNDDLVTESHVAKARERLQTDQVIEGISNYSRHGQLVLWALTILEEEGKTPVRTREIREPYEALCNSEGSEPVSDRAVREYLAELETLGIISSTQINRGKGGGKYKEHKLDQSISSVKTGLKELLGTTP, from the coding sequence ATGAATGAGTTCAGGTTCGAGCCAACAGGGAATATCTTCAAAGAAAGAGAAGCCCTTCTCGAAGAATGGACACCGGAAAAGCTAGTTGGTCGTGATGAGGAACTCAGCCAGTATCACGCTGCATTACAACCGGTGATCGAAGGTGAAACCCCTTCCAATATCTTTCTCTACGGCAAGAGCGGGGTCGGGAAAACAGCAGCGACACGATTTCTCTTACACCTTCTTGAACGCGATGCCGAGGACGTAGATGGGCTTAATCTTCATACGATCGAAGTTAACTGTGATGGTCTCAATTCTAGTTATCAGACTGCTGTTGCACTTGTAAACGAGCTTCGCGATCCAGCCAATCAGATCTCTAATACGGGATATCCCCAAGCATCTGTCTACCAATTCCTATTCGACGAACTCGATCGACTAGGTGGAACTGTACTCATCGTTCTCGACGAAGTCGATCACATCCAAGACGATAGTCTCCTCTATAAACTCCCTCGAGCACGGTCGAACGGGGATGTGACAAATGCAAGACTTGGTGTCATTGGAATCTCTAATGATCTGAGTTTTCGTAACCAACTTAGCTCGAAAGTCAGATCCAGTCTCTGTGAAAAAGAAGTATCGTTCAGTGCCTATGATGCGAACGAACTCTGCGAAGTCCTCCGACAGCGTGTGGAAGTCGCCTTCCAGGACGATGTGCTTGATGACGGCGTTATTGAAATGTGTGCTGCCTATGGTGCCAAAGACTCCGGAGACGCTCGGCAGGCTCTAGATCTACTCCTCGAAAGTGGCGACATCGCTCGTGAAAACAATGATGATCTTGTGACCGAATCGCATGTTGCAAAAGCTAGGGAACGACTTCAGACTGATCAGGTAATAGAAGGCATCAGCAACTACTCGAGACATGGTCAACTGGTACTCTGGGCATTGACGATCCTAGAAGAGGAAGGAAAGACGCCAGTTCGAACGCGAGAAATCCGAGAACCGTACGAAGCTTTGTGTAACAGTGAAGGTAGTGAACCTGTCTCCGATCGAGCAGTACGTGAGTACCTTGCTGAACTGGAAACACTCGGGATTATCTCGTCGACACAGATTAACCGCGGCAAAGGAGGCGGAAAGTACAAAGAGCACAAATTGGACCAATCGATTTCAAGTGTCAAGACTGGTTTAAAAGAACTCCTTGGGACAACCCCCTGA